GAACCGATATCCATCCATCACTCCCTGCTTTTTGATGTACAGCATAAGGGAGACCGATAACACCGACCCCAATTTGAGTTTGGATGATCATGAACATTAATTGGTATTTTGTTATCATTACAGACTGGTTTTTCATGTTTGTCCATCCTTCTAATGGCATCACTTTCTTAATCAACAGGGAGGTTGTTTTTTCTTTTTACGGGTTTTAAATATGTAGAAAGAGAAGACGATTGTAAATATTTGTTTATGATGATAAACCCAGTAATATATGTATTCACTACTTATCATCCTTCCCACTAATGTCCATTCCATCCATGAACATCTATAAGTACTTTCTCTTGACGAGCTTCTTGCGGGAAATCACATAAAAAATCATTTGATTGAATTCACCTTCCTCTTGAGTTAGGGAGAGCGGTATAAATATTTTATAAAAATATTAAAAACGAACAGAATTTGAAGGGGAACGAGTTGGCTGTTGATAAAACCAAATATCGTGGGTAAAACCGACGTTTTACAAAAAACGGTTGAATGGACAATCTAAATTTAAAGAATGTATTTGATGTTGAATGAAAAGATAACAATTCCTTAAGGACCGTGTCTTATTTCACCTGTAAGCTAACTCCTGTCTTAACAAGTATCGTATTACGTTTTATAACATGTCTAAGATGGCGTGGGAACTGAGTTTTCCCACGCCATTTTTGCTTTTTATTCGTTCAATATTATTAAAAAACTTTATGAATACCTCTTAAGGTTAGCTTTTTAATAAATTGTTAGAGTTTCCTGTTAATCGCTACCCGTTATACGTAGATCATCTTTAATACTTGCTAAAATATTTGTTGTAGTAATTTTTTCCCCTACTTTTACATCCAATGAGGTAATATAACCACTGATGCCTACAGATACTTCTTGGATTTTCCCTTCATTAAAATAAAGAAGCTCGGGTTAAGTTTTCTTCAACTCATTCCCCTGTTTCCTCGAAAATATAACATTCGAACAAACAACACTAACTTCATACAACAAAATTAAAGGCGTAGACACCAGCAAATGAGACACAATATCCGGCGGCGTGATCATCGCTGCCAGGATCAATAGAATGATATACGCTTTTTTTCTTGTTTTCCTTAACTTTTTCGGTGTCAACACCCCCAAGTGGGTTAAAAACATGACGAGGAGAGGTAATTCAAAAACAATCCCGACCGGAAGAATCAACCGAAACATAAATGAAAAGTATTGGTTGATTCCATAGACTTCTGACGCCCCTATTCGCTCAGAAAAAGAGGTCATAAATTGAAAGACAGCAGGAAAAACAAGAAAATAGCTAAAGAGAATTCCTGTTAAGAAAAAGAAAGAAACAAAGGGTATATAGAGGAGGGCAACCCTTTGTTCATTTCGATTTAGACCTGGAAATATGAATTTCCAAACTTGATACATCGAAAAAGGTGTTGTAACGGTCAATGCGATGATGAAAGAAATCTTTAAATAGACATGAAACGCGTCCCCGATTGAAAAAACATTCCATTCAATACTTCTCGAGTGTTGCGTAGCTTTTATATACTCTAATACAGGTTCTGCTAAGAGGAAACCCACTATCATTGAGAGAACAAACACCAAAAGGATCCATAGTAAGCGCGTTCTCAATTCTTTCATGTGGTGAAGGGGATTATCACGCATACGTCCTTACCCTTTCTTACGATCCTCATGTTCGGTCGCTTTCGTTTGGGGTCCGTTTTCGTTTTCGTTTTCGGAGAGGAGATCGCTGGTCGACTTTTTAAACTCTTTCATGGTAAGACCAATGGAACGGCCAAGCTCTGGTAGTTTATTGGGTCCGAAAAGGATCAGGAAAAGAACCAGGATTAAAATAAGGCTTGGAAAACCGATATTGAAAGGATTCATGTGGGAAACCACCTCCTTAAAGTAAGTAATAAATTCACTGTGTTCTTATGGTCTCTACACAGCGTTCTTTAACCGATAGCACCTTTCGAAATAAGAAGAGGGGAGACAGAGCAAAAAATACGTCTCTTACTAAAGCAACATCGATTGGAGATGGTTGAAAAGCCGTAATGCATGAGCCAATGAGTATTCCGATTAATAGGGAATGAAAAATCGTTTCATTTGTTTTTGAAAATC
Above is a genomic segment from Alkalihalobacillus sp. TS-13 containing:
- the tatC gene encoding twin-arginine translocase subunit TatC, producing the protein MKELRTRLLWILLVFVLSMIVGFLLAEPVLEYIKATQHSRSIEWNVFSIGDAFHVYLKISFIIALTVTTPFSMYQVWKFIFPGLNRNEQRVALLYIPFVSFFFLTGILFSYFLVFPAVFQFMTSFSERIGASEVYGINQYFSFMFRLILPVGIVFELPLLVMFLTHLGVLTPKKLRKTRKKAYIILLILAAMITPPDIVSHLLVSTPLILLYEVSVVCSNVIFSRKQGNELKKT
- the tatA gene encoding twin-arginine translocase TatA/TatE family subunit is translated as MNPFNIGFPSLILILVLFLILFGPNKLPELGRSIGLTMKEFKKSTSDLLSENENENGPQTKATEHEDRKKG